The following proteins are co-located in the Castanea sativa cultivar Marrone di Chiusa Pesio chromosome 8, ASM4071231v1 genome:
- the LOC142607462 gene encoding histone H4 yields the protein MSGRGKGGKGLGKGGAKRHRKVLRDNIQGITKPAIRRLARRGGVKRISGLIYEETRGVLKIFLENVIRDAVTYTEHARRKTVTAMDVVYALKRQGRTLYGFGG from the coding sequence ATGTCTGGGCGTGGAAAGGGAGGCAAGGGTTTGGGAAAAGGAGGAGCGAAACGGCATCGTAAGGTGCTTCGCGATAACATCCAGGGAATCACCAAGCCCGCGATTCGCCGATTGGCTCGCAGGGGTGGAGTGAAGCGTATCAGCGGTCTGATCTACGAGGAGACACGTGGCGTCCTCAAGATCTTCTTGGAGAACGTGATTCGCGACGCCGTGACCTACACTGAGCACGCTAGGAGGAAGACCGTGACGGCCATGGACGTCGTCTATGCCTTGAAGAGGCAAGGAAGGACTCTCTACGGGTTTGGGGGTTag